The genome window TCGCGCCGCTCTCCCCGGCCGAACGCGACCGGTTCATGGATTTGTTGATCCGTATTTCCGGTACGGACGGCTGACGGCGGCTAACGTTCCGTCATGACCGCAGCTGACGCACTTGATCCGGCGCGCACGGCCCTCGTGCTCGTCGACCTGATGGACCGCATCGTCGCCCTGCCTCTGGAGCCACGCAAGGGCACGGACGTCCTCGCCACGGCCGAGGGGCTGGCGGACGCCTTCCGCTCGGCCGGCGCTCCCGTCGTCCTCATCCGCGTCGAGCGCCCCGGCGTCGCCGAACAGCCGCCCGGCAGCGGCCTGGTGGCCGGCCTGCTCCGGGACGGGGACCTCGAGGTGGTGAAGCGGACGATGGGCGGCTTCCAGGGCACGGGCCTGGACGAGCGCCTGCGCGAACGGGGCGTCACCACTGTGGTGTTCGGCGGCATCGCCACCAACCTCGGCGTGGAGTCCACCGCCCGTGCCGCCGCCGACCTCGGTTACGACCTCGTCTTCGTCGAGGACGCCATGGCCGCCTTCACCGCCGCCGAGCACCAGGCGTCGGTCGGGCTGGACTTCCCGCGCCTCGGATCGGTCGTGGCCGCCTCGCAGGTGCGGCTCACGACCGGCTGACACGTCGGAGCCGGTGCCCCACGCTCTCAGACCAGCAGCCCGCCGCCGTCCACGACCACCACCGAGCCCGTGCTGTAGCTGCCGCGCATCAGATACAGGTACGCCTCCGCGACGTCCTCCGGCATGCCCACCCGGCCGACGGGCAGCGCGGCCGCGCTCGACTCGAACAGGCCGCGCCGGTCCTCCTCGGTCATGTCCCGCCACAGCTCGGTGTGGACCACGCCGGGGGAGACCACGTTGACCCGGATCGGGGCGAGCTCCAGGGCCAGTGCCCGGGTGAGCGACTCCATCGCCCCGCACAGGCTCGCCGCGACGGTCGTGCCCGGCAACGGGCGCTGCCCCGCGATCCCGGTGGTCAGCACCACGGAGCCGCCCTTGCGGATCGAGGGCGCGCCGTGCTTGACGGCCGTGTACGCGCCCCACAGCCGGGTGTCCAGGAACCGCCTGGCCCGCGGAAGGTCGGACCCCAGGAAGCTCTCCATCAGCAGCGACTCACCGGCCGTGTAGACCAGGTGGTCGAAGCCGCCGATCCGCTCGAAGAAGGCGCGCACAGCGGCCTCGTCCGTCGCGTCGAGCGTGCGCCCCTCGGCGCCCGGCGGCAGCCGCTCCAGCGCCGCGTCGACGCTCTCCTGCCGACGGGAGGCGACCACCACCTCCGCACCCTCACGGGCGGCCCCCTCCGCGACCGCCAGACCGATGCCCGACGTACCGCCGACGACCACGATCCGCTGTCCTCGCAGGCCCATGTCCGATGCCCCTTTCCTCTGTGTCCGACGGGGGTTTCAGCCTGCGTCCGGCGGCACCTCGCCGTCCAAGACCTCTTCCGTACGCGGCGAAACCCGCAGGGCATCGCCACCGGAACGGCGGAAAGGGCGACCCGAGATCCCGCCCTGCGAAAGGTTCGCTGCTTCGGGCGCGAAGGCACAGCGGGCCCCGGCGGCGCAGGGGGCGCTCCCCGCCGGCCGGGGTCCCCGCCGCCGTGTCGCGGGGAGGCGGTCAGCCCTGGGCGGCCGTGGCCCGCAGGGCGATGCGGTCCTCGCCCGCGTACACGTTCATGGAGCTGCCCCGCAGGAAGCCCACCAGGGTCAGCCCGGCCTCCGCGGCCAGGTCCACGGCCAGCGAGGAGGGCGCCGACACGGCGGCGAGGACGGGGATGCCCGCCATCACGGCCTTCTGCGCCAGCTCGAAGGAGGCCCGGCCCGACACCAGCAGGATCGCGCGGGACAGCGGAAGGTCCCCGTTCTGCAGCGCGCGGCCGACCAGTTTGTCCACCGCGTTGTGCCGACCCACGTCCTCCCGTACGTCGAGCAGCTCGCCGTCCTCGGCGAACAGGGCCGCCGCGTGCAGGCCCCCGGTCCGGTCGAAGACCCGCTGGGCCGCGCGCAGCCGGTCCGGGAGGCCCGCCAGCAGTTCCGGCTCCACCCGCACCCGGGGCGTGTCCGCGATCGGCCAGCGCGCCGTCGTACGGACCGCGTCCAGGCTGGCCTTGCCGCACAGGCCGCAGGAGGAGGTCGTGTAGACGTTGCGCTCCAGCGTGATGTCCGGGATCGCGACACCGGGCGCCGTCTTCACGTCCACCACGTTGTACGTGTTGGAGCCTCCCCCACTCTCGACTCCGCTCGAGCGGGAGGTACCCCCACCCGTGGCGCCCGCGCAGTAGACGATGTTCTGCAGGTCACGGTGGTCGCCCAGCACGCCCTCGCTGACCAGGAACCCGGCGGCGAGGGCGAAGTCGTCGCCGGGTGTGCGCATGGTGATCGCCAGCGGCTTGCCGTTGAGCCGGATCTCCAGCGGCTCCTCGGCGACCAGCGTGTCCGGCCGGGTGGAGACCGCCCCGTCCCGGATGCGGATCACCTTGCGTCGTTCCGTGACTCGTCCCATGTCCTGATCAGCCCCGGTTCTGTACGTGCTGGTAGCCGAAACGGCCCTTGATGCAGAGATTGCCATGGGTCACCGGGTTGTCGTGCGGGGAGGTGACCTTCACGATCTCATTGTCCTGCACGTGCAGCGTGAGGTTGCAGCCCACACCGCAGTAGGCGCAGACCGTGGTGGTCCGGGTCTGCTCCGACTCGTCCCAGGTACCCGCCGCGCGCATGTCGAACTCCGACCGGAACGACAGCGCGCCCGTCGGGCACACCTCGATGCAGTTGCCGCAGTACACACACGCCGAGTCGGTCAGCGGCGCGTCGTGTTCCACGGCGATCCGGGCGTCGAAGCCGCGCCCGGCGACGGAGATGGCGAAGGTGTTCTGCCACTGCTCGCCGCACGCGTCCACGCACTTGTAACAGAGGATGCACTTGCCGTAGTCGCGCACGTACAGGTCGTTGTCGATCCTCGGCTGCTCGTCCACGCGGGCCGCGTCCGGGCCGAAGCGGTCCGGCTTCGCCTCGTACTCCTTGATCCACTCGGCGGCCCCGGGCGTGGTGGACAGGTCCACCGAGGACGCGAGCAGTTCGAGCACGACCTTCCGGCTGTGCCGGGTGCGCTCGGTGCCGGTCCGCACCTCCATGCCCGGCTCGGCCTTCCGCGAGCAGGCCGGGACGAGGGTCCTCGACCCCTCCACCTCGACCACGCAGACGCGGCAGGCGTTCTTCGGGGTGAGCGTGTCGCCCTGGCAGAGGGTCGGCACGTCCTTCCCGGCGGCACGGCACGCGTCCAGGATCGTCGAGCCCTCGGGCACCCTGACCTCCTGCCCGTCGAGGGTGAACTCGACGAGCCTGCGGGGCACCCCCAG of Streptomyces cynarae contains these proteins:
- a CDS encoding isochorismatase family protein, producing MTAADALDPARTALVLVDLMDRIVALPLEPRKGTDVLATAEGLADAFRSAGAPVVLIRVERPGVAEQPPGSGLVAGLLRDGDLEVVKRTMGGFQGTGLDERLRERGVTTVVFGGIATNLGVESTARAAADLGYDLVFVEDAMAAFTAAEHQASVGLDFPRLGSVVAASQVRLTTG
- a CDS encoding SDR family oxidoreductase, whose translation is MGLRGQRIVVVGGTSGIGLAVAEGAAREGAEVVVASRRQESVDAALERLPPGAEGRTLDATDEAAVRAFFERIGGFDHLVYTAGESLLMESFLGSDLPRARRFLDTRLWGAYTAVKHGAPSIRKGGSVVLTTGIAGQRPLPGTTVAASLCGAMESLTRALALELAPIRVNVVSPGVVHTELWRDMTEEDRRGLFESSAAALPVGRVGMPEDVAEAYLYLMRGSYSTGSVVVVDGGGLLV
- the fdhD gene encoding formate dehydrogenase accessory sulfurtransferase FdhD; the protein is MGRVTERRKVIRIRDGAVSTRPDTLVAEEPLEIRLNGKPLAITMRTPGDDFALAAGFLVSEGVLGDHRDLQNIVYCAGATGGGTSRSSGVESGGGSNTYNVVDVKTAPGVAIPDITLERNVYTTSSCGLCGKASLDAVRTTARWPIADTPRVRVEPELLAGLPDRLRAAQRVFDRTGGLHAAALFAEDGELLDVREDVGRHNAVDKLVGRALQNGDLPLSRAILLVSGRASFELAQKAVMAGIPVLAAVSAPSSLAVDLAAEAGLTLVGFLRGSSMNVYAGEDRIALRATAAQG
- a CDS encoding 2Fe-2S iron-sulfur cluster-binding protein, with the translated sequence MTAIPLGVPRRLVEFTLDGQEVRVPEGSTILDACRAAGKDVPTLCQGDTLTPKNACRVCVVEVEGSRTLVPACSRKAEPGMEVRTGTERTRHSRKVVLELLASSVDLSTTPGAAEWIKEYEAKPDRFGPDAARVDEQPRIDNDLYVRDYGKCILCYKCVDACGEQWQNTFAISVAGRGFDARIAVEHDAPLTDSACVYCGNCIEVCPTGALSFRSEFDMRAAGTWDESEQTRTTTVCAYCGVGCNLTLHVQDNEIVKVTSPHDNPVTHGNLCIKGRFGYQHVQNRG